In Herbaspirillum seropedicae, a single window of DNA contains:
- a CDS encoding response regulator codes for MAADDQYFLVVDDFSTMRRIVSGLLKELEYTKIVEADDGSSALKILEAGALPVTFVLTDWNMPVMDGLTLLKKIRATPSMAHLPVLMITAEAKKENIVEAAQSGADGYIVKPFNAATLKDKIEKILARRAHLAKA; via the coding sequence ATGGCGGCAGATGATCAGTATTTCCTGGTAGTTGATGACTTTTCGACCATGCGTCGTATCGTCAGCGGACTGCTGAAGGAACTCGAATACACCAAGATAGTGGAGGCCGATGATGGCTCTTCCGCGCTGAAGATCCTGGAGGCGGGAGCCCTGCCGGTGACGTTCGTGCTGACCGACTGGAATATGCCCGTCATGGATGGCCTGACCCTGCTCAAGAAGATTCGCGCCACTCCCTCGATGGCGCATCTCCCGGTGCTGATGATCACGGCCGAAGCCAAGAAGGAAAATATCGTCGAGGCGGCCCAGTCCGGTGCGGACGGCTATATCGTCAAGCCCTTCAACGCCGCCACGCTCAAGGACAAGATCGAGAAGATCCTGGCGCGTCGCGCCCATCTGGCCAAGGCCTGA